The nucleotide sequence ACGAAACGTTCTTGAGGTCATGCGGCAACCGCTTGAAGATCGGCAAGTGACCATTTCCCGGGCATCCGCATCTCTCACGTATCCAGCAAACTTTATGCTCATCGCTGCTATGAATCCTTGCCCCTGTGGGTTTTTCAGCGATCCTACTCGAGATTGTAAGTGCTCACCCAACCAGATTCAAAACTACGTCTCCCGTATCTCTGGACCGCTCTTAGATAGAATCGACATCCAAGTTGAAGTGCCAGCGGTGAAATATAGCGAACTTGCTAACGAAACGACCGGTGAACCCTCGGCGCACGTCCAAGAACGTGTTGAAAAGGCACGTCAAGCCCAACAGCAACGCTTTGCAGACACGGTAATACACGCCAATGCCAACATGGAATCTAAGCAAATACGAGAATATTGCAAAATTGATTCCCAAGCACAAGATCTCCTCCGGATCGCGATTAACCAATTAGGACTCAGCGCACGTGCCTACGACCGGATTTTGAAGGTAGCACGCACCATCGCTGACTTAGACGGAAACCCGCATATAGAGGCAATCCATGTCTCTGAAGCCATACAATATCGGAGTCTCGACCGAAGTTTCTGGAAAAAATAAGTCTACGGAGAAGAGGGAAATGCAACCTAATTTTATTATCTTCCTAACCGATGACCAAGGATATGGTGATCTGTCCTGTATGGGCGCAACCGATTTCAAGACGCCACATCTTGACAGAATGGCGACAGAGGGTGCACGCTTCACGGATTGGTACTCAAATTCACCTGTCTGTTCGCCTTCGCGCGCAGCATTACTGACAGGACGGTACCCGTGCCACGCAGGGGTCCGTTCCATTTTATCAGGACATCGCACCGCTACAGGGTTACCGCCTTCCGTGCCTTCGCTCGCAACAGCACTGAAGGAACGAGGCTATTACACGGCGATGTCTGGAAAATGGCATCTCGGACTCGCAGAAGGTTCGCGTCCCGAACATCACGGATTCGACGATTGGTTCGGATTCATGGCAGGCTGCATCGATTTCTTCTCACACATCTTCTATTGGGGCTTAGGACAGCCCGGTATCGACCAGACACATGATCTCTGGGAAAACGGCGAAGAAATCTACCGAAATGGTGAATATTTCACAGAACTCATCACCGAATACGCCATCAGATATATCCGAAAGTCTGTTGAACTCGGCAAACCCTTTTTCCTTTACGTGCCTTACAACGCACCACACTACCCGATGCACGCACCGCAAAAATATGTAGATCGGTTCCCAAATTTACCTTGGGACAGACAGATTATGGCGGCAATGCTCAGTGCCGTTGACGACAGCGTTGGCGAAATTTTTGCCGAACTTGAGAGACTCGGACTCGCAGAAAACACCTTCTCCTACTTCCAAAGCGACAACGGTCCCTCGCGCGAAACCCGAAATTGGTTAGATGGCACACAGGATCCGTATTATGGCGGCACTGCCGGTAAACTGAAAGGACATAAATTTAGCCTCTATGAAGGGGGTATCCGTTCACCCGGAATCATGAACTGGCCCCAGCGAATCCGAGCAGGACAGGTCATCAATGAGGTCGGCGCAGCAATGGATGTGTTCCCGACCTTCCTCGCAGCAGCAGATGGAGATCCATCTGAATATGAACTTGACGGACACAATGTCCTGCCTCTGGTGACAAACGGCGAACCCACACCACATCGCGAAATCTATTGGGAGATGGGTAAGCAAACCGCCGTGCGTCGTGGTAATTGGAAATTGGTAATCAACGGTCAATTGGTAGAGGGAGCATCCCCAGAAGACGATGTGCATCTCGCAAACCTCGATACCGACATGGGTGAAACGAAAAACTTGAAAGATGAACACCCAGAACTCACCACTGAATTGACGGCAGCAGCCCAAACGTGGCGCGAAGGCATTGAAACGCATTGGGAAACCGAATGGGTCAATCCGAACGGGACAACTGGATATGTTAAGGAGCGGTAACGTGCTAACCGACATACATGATGCCTATGGGCACCTGCTTTTAGATTATCACAACGGTCAAAAAAACGTCGAAATTGTGGAGAGAGAAGATGGATTCATTGATGTAAGTCAGCTGGGACCTCTTAACTATTTCGCTGAATATGATGACTGGGCAGAACACCAAAGGCTTGCAATAGAGCACGCTACAGGACGGGTCTTGGATATCGGTTGTGGCGCGGGGCGGCATTCCCTCTACCTTCAAGAACAGGGACATGATGTCTTAGGAACAGACATCTCGCCGTTAGCCATCAAGACCTGTCGAAGCCGTGGGGTTAAAAAAACCCTTGTCACGCCTGTCACGCAATTGAGCTCCAAAATTGGCATCTTTGATACGATACTCATGATGGGACACAATTTTGGACTCGTCGGAAACTACAAAAGAGCGAAGTGGCTCTTGAGACGTTTCGCTGCGATGACAACAGATACCGCAAAAATTATCGCTGAGACGCTGGATCCTTACGAAACGGCAAATCCAATTCACCTTGCCTATCATCAATCGAATCAAGATAGAGGACGGATGAGCGGTCAGTTGAAACTACGAATCCGATATAAACAATACACGACCCCCTGGTTCGATTACTTATTTGTTTCAAAATCGGAGATCGAAGATATCCTTGACGGAACAGCGTGGCGGGTCGAACGCTACATTGACGCAACCAATACACCGACTTATGTCGCGATTTTATCCAAAAGTATGCATTCTTGATTTTAATAGTGTCGGTAGGCGCGTCGCTGGTGAGGCGAGAAATCTCGTCCGTCAAGAACATCTGTGTTAATGAGATTGGAAGCCTCACCGAAAGACGAAATATGTCATGATACTTTTTAAATTTGCCTTTATTACGGACACACATCTATATTTAAACGCGCCAAGAAATTTCGCAAGCGGACTCCAGCAACAAAAAAATAGTTTTGCGCTCTATGAAAAATTAATTGAGCAACTGAACGCTTTTGAGCCTACCTTTGTCATTCATGGTGGGGATGTTGTGTGTGGTGGTCAAAGTTTCGGGATGTCCGCAGCGGAATTTGAAGTCACACTTGATGGTGCGCAACAACTCGGGCAACGCATAAATGCGCCCTGCTATTACATCCCCGGCAACCACGATTTGCATCCCGATACCGGTTCCAAAGACGATTACTTGACACGCTTCAGCACCAACGGCATGGGATCCGTCAGTTTTGTGCGCGAAAATATCCGATTTATCCTCCTCGATTCACAGGAGGTGCCCGAAGATCTCACACACGGGTACATCAGCACGAACCAACTGGCGTGGGCAGAGCGCGAATTGAAAAGGGCGCGTGATTACAACCAAGAGGTTCTCATCTTTTCACATCAACTCCCGTTTCCAAACGTCGAATTTCAAGGGGTTGGTTCAAGAGTTGCCAACTCCGCAGAGGTCCTCGAAATTACCGCCCCGTTTGACAGACAAATTTTGGCATTTTTCTGTGGACATCTGCATCTCAATCGCGTCTTCAGAGAACAAGGTATGTTGTGTATCGTCTCCTCTGGTATTATCTGTTATCCGATGATGTGGCGACAGGTCCTCGTATATCCCGATAGAGTTGACGTAAAGACCGTGCCAGTCGATTTACCGGATGTCCTCGCTGAATCAGAAGCCGTCAATCCAGATAACAACCTTTATCTACTGGGTAGAGACCGGGATCTAAGCTTCAGTATCCCTCGGAACTCACAAACTCATGATTGAAGTCCAAAATATCACCAAAAACTACGGTCCCTTCCAAGCACTCAAGGACATCTCTTTCCAAGTAGACAAGGGACAAATTGTCGGCTTCCTCGGTCCAAATGGCGCAGGAAAAACAACGACAATGCGAATCCTCACCTGTTTTATGCCGGCGAGCAGCGGACGCGTCACCGTCGCAGGATATGATGTTTTCAAAGAATCACGAGAGGTTCGCAAACGCATCGGTTACCTCCCCGAAAACGTTCCACTCTACCCAGAAATGACGGTGACGAAGTACTTGACATACATGGCAAAGATCCGTAGTGTCCCACGTAGCAACATCAAAGGGCAACTGGATACTGCCATTGAGGCATGTGGTCTCACCGAACGCCGACACCAGATTATCGGGCAACTCTCTCGTGGTTTCCGACAACGCGTCGGCTTAGCACAAGCACTCATTCACGAACCAGATGTTTTAATTCTCGATGAACCCACCTCCGGCTTAGATCCGCGGCAGATTGTCGAAATTCGAGAATTAATCAAAGCACTCGGCAAAGAACGCACTATCCTGTTCAGCACCCATATCTTACCCGAAGCCAGTCTTACATGCGAACGGTTGATTATCATCAGCCGCGGTAAAATTACGGGGGATGTCCTATTGAAAGATGGGCGCGCTGTCCCCAGACAGAATGACGAATCTACCAACAGTCAAGAGAATTTGCAAGCTGCACCTTCCATTCTTTCACTTGAGATAGCAGGCACACCAGCAGATGATGCATCAATCGCACTTCACGACATACCCAACGTGATTCAAGTTGAGCAGATCGATACCGATACGGATGACACAGTGACGTTCCACCTTTACTATACACTGGCGACCGACATCCGTTCAGAAGTGGCAGCAACCATCGTCAAACGCGGGTGGCAACTCCTTGAAATGCACACGACTGAAATGTCTCTTGAGGCACTGTTCCTGTCCTTGACGGTATAGCGCATACTATCTGCTACAATACTGGTTCATCTCGTTTCTTGGAAACGTCAATCATGCGTCTCATAACCATCTGGATTATAGGCAACATCGGGCTACTTCTCTTCGGGTGCGGTGAGGAAAGTATTGAGGAGATACAATCCGAATCTGAGTCAGAATACCTCACGGAGACGCTCAATCTCTTTACCGAAAACGAATGGACAGTGATTGAAAGTTTATCGCCTCTACCTGACAAACCCCCACCAAGTCCTACAAATCGTTTCGCCGATAACCCAGATGCAGCACAGTTAGGTCAGATGTTTTTCTTTGATGAACGATTCTCAAAGGAAGGCACGATTTCCTGTGCAACATGCCACTCACCCTTCCATGGCTTCGCCGATGTTGAAGCCACTTCATTGGGCAATAGACGCGGCACAAGGAATGCACCAACTGTCCTCAACGCAGCCTATAACACATGGCAATTTTGGGACGGACGTGCTGAGACGCTCTGGGCACAAGCACTATTCGCGCTTGAAGGGGAGGAAGAACAAGCAGGCACACGACTCCAGTACGCACACCTCATTAAACGGCATTACGAAGCAGAATATGAAGCCATCTTCGGGGCACTTCCTGAACTCAAAGATGTTACACGTTTTCCGCCGAATGGCAAACCCGGCGATGCAGCGTTCGATAATATGCCTGAAGCAGATCGGATTGCTGTGAATACCGTCTTTGCCAACACTGGTAAGGCAATTGAAGCCTACGAACGCCTTTTGATTCGTCGGAACGCACCATTTGATCGGTATGTGGCAGGCGATGAAGACGCTATCACACTTGAAGCGAAACGCGGGTTAAAGATATTCATCGGAAAAGGGGTCTGTGTCCTCTGCCACGGCACACCACACTTTAGAGACAACGATTTCCATAACCTCGGAATACCACAAGGACAGTTACCGGAAGATACCGGACGTTTCGATGGAATCGCGAAACTCCTCGCTGACCCGTTTAACAGTGCCAGTATCTATAGCGATTCAAGGGCGGATCCCGCACACATGCTGAATCTTCTGGAGCCGAGATTGGAACATCAAGGCGAATTCAAAACGCCAACGCTCCGTAACGTCGCACTCACGCCCCCCTACTTCCACACGGGCGAATTTCCAACGCTCGTCTCTGTGATTGAATTCAACGATGCAGGCGGCACAACAAACGAATTTGTAGGTAGGAGCGCAGCCCCAGTGGAACCCCTCCATCTCAATGAACAGGAAAAAAGAGACCTTGTCGAGTTTTTAGAGGCATTGACAGGGGAACCGCCACCAGCACATTTGCTAAGAAAGCCAAAACTTCCTTAACTATCTGGCACATCAAGTGGCAACCTCAAATGTTCTCGAACGGTTCGACGCACCTCAATGCAGATACGCATCGCGTGTGCCGTTTCGTCCGCGGTCGCGAATTTTCCAGGGTAACGGGGATCCACCGCATGTTCCGACAGCTTTGAAAAATCTTCCCGCCACACATCCCAAGCAGAAAGAACCGGGACAATCAGATTCAATAACTCTTGTAAATCGTGCGTCCTCGGAAACGGAATATCTGCTTCCTGAAGCCATGCTTTCAGATACTTTTCAATACATTGCTGGGCGTGGAAACAGATCGCATCGTTTACTGGATTCTGTCCTTGAAGCACTTGCTGCGCCACAGTATAATCGCCTTCAGCCTTCTGCACCCATTCCTCCGTCAATGGATTTATCACGTGTTTTTCCTTCTTTGGGGGTTTCAAAAAAAAATTAGCAGTCTCATAAAGCACCTCGCCTTTTTCAGTGATCTCTCGGAGGAACCAGTCGTTATAAGCGAGGCGATACGCAAGGTCTTCAGGCGAATGCGCGAGCACATGCAGGCGGAAAGGACGATCGAGACGCTCCCGAATTTCTATCTCTTGCTGGCGTGCTTCTGATTTCGCAATCGGCATCACCACCAACAGATCAACATCCGATCGCTCCGTAGGGGCACCGTAGGCATAAGAGCCGAACAGTATCACTTGTAACGGCGCGAATTCGCGCACGATGTCGTCACAGGTCGCTTGAATGTCTTCCCGGGTAACCATGTTCATTTCCTTTTCTGTTCGGCCTACCGACAACAGGAATCTACGGTCAATGCCAGTCAAATGTATACGGATAATTATGCCACATCTTCGTCACATAGACAAGGAAAATCCTCTCACAAAAAAATCTTGATTCCTAAATGCATCTATCGTATAATCTGTGCCACAGAACCATTTCAGTAGGGAGGCACAATCACTAAAAAAAGAATAATTATGAAACTTGTTACCTTTCAAACTAAATCGACACCTACTACCCCAAGACTCGGCACATGGATTGATGGCAATCAGATTGTTGACCTCACCGCAGTTGCCCCTGATATGTGCCAATTCTTTGAACAGAACTGCATCGCTGACGCGCAAGGTTACATTGAACGCACAGACCTATCCGATGTTGCTTTCCCTGTTGCTGACGTGCAGTTGCTTGCGCCGTTTACACGTCCCGCAAGCCTACGCGATTTCGGCGTATTCAAAACCCACATGGACGCTGCCGCGCAGATCACCGGCAAAGAAATTTCGCCTGAATGGTTCAAATTGCCCAACTACTACCGCGGCAGTACGAGCCCATTTTCCATCGCCGGACACGAAGCCGTTGTTACCTGGCCCAACTACACTCAAAAACTTGACTTTGAACTGGAATGGGGGGTCTATATCGGCAAAACCGGGAAAAACATCTCCGTAGCAGAAGCCTCCGAGTATATTGCTGGCTATACTATTTACAATGACATCAGTGCGCGGGATATTCAATTTCGACACATGACCATGGCACTCGGTCCCGCCAAAGGTAAGGATTTCGACAACAGCAACATTATGGGACCCTGCCTCGTTACGCCCGATGAAATCAGCGATCCATACAACCTCCGAATGATCGCCAGAATCAACGGCGAAGTCTGGACAGATGGCAATACTTCGGATATGTATTACTCGTTTGAAGAAATGATTTCGTTCGTTTCACAGTCAGAAACGCTCTATCCCGGTGAATTTTTAGGCTCTGGTACCGTCGGAAAAGGGTGTGGATGGGAACTCGACCGCTGGATTCAACCCGGTGATGTCATTGAACTTGAGGTTGAAAACATCGGTGTGCTCAGAAATAAAATCGGTGAACCCGAAGTGAACCCCGCCGAATGGACGGAAAAAGGGCTTTAAAAATATGCGACTCAAAGACAAGGTAGCCATCGTTACAGGTGCCGCATCCGGTATCGGAAAAGCCACGGCGATCCTTTTC is from Candidatus Poribacteria bacterium and encodes:
- a CDS encoding sulfatase-like hydrolase/transferase, with the translated sequence MQPNFIIFLTDDQGYGDLSCMGATDFKTPHLDRMATEGARFTDWYSNSPVCSPSRAALLTGRYPCHAGVRSILSGHRTATGLPPSVPSLATALKERGYYTAMSGKWHLGLAEGSRPEHHGFDDWFGFMAGCIDFFSHIFYWGLGQPGIDQTHDLWENGEEIYRNGEYFTELITEYAIRYIRKSVELGKPFFLYVPYNAPHYPMHAPQKYVDRFPNLPWDRQIMAAMLSAVDDSVGEIFAELERLGLAENTFSYFQSDNGPSRETRNWLDGTQDPYYGGTAGKLKGHKFSLYEGGIRSPGIMNWPQRIRAGQVINEVGAAMDVFPTFLAAADGDPSEYELDGHNVLPLVTNGEPTPHREIYWEMGKQTAVRRGNWKLVINGQLVEGASPEDDVHLANLDTDMGETKNLKDEHPELTTELTAAAQTWREGIETHWETEWVNPNGTTGYVKER
- a CDS encoding class I SAM-dependent methyltransferase, with amino-acid sequence MLTDIHDAYGHLLLDYHNGQKNVEIVEREDGFIDVSQLGPLNYFAEYDDWAEHQRLAIEHATGRVLDIGCGAGRHSLYLQEQGHDVLGTDISPLAIKTCRSRGVKKTLVTPVTQLSSKIGIFDTILMMGHNFGLVGNYKRAKWLLRRFAAMTTDTAKIIAETLDPYETANPIHLAYHQSNQDRGRMSGQLKLRIRYKQYTTPWFDYLFVSKSEIEDILDGTAWRVERYIDATNTPTYVAILSKSMHS
- a CDS encoding metallophosphoesterase; translation: MILFKFAFITDTHLYLNAPRNFASGLQQQKNSFALYEKLIEQLNAFEPTFVIHGGDVVCGGQSFGMSAAEFEVTLDGAQQLGQRINAPCYYIPGNHDLHPDTGSKDDYLTRFSTNGMGSVSFVRENIRFILLDSQEVPEDLTHGYISTNQLAWAERELKRARDYNQEVLIFSHQLPFPNVEFQGVGSRVANSAEVLEITAPFDRQILAFFCGHLHLNRVFREQGMLCIVSSGIICYPMMWRQVLVYPDRVDVKTVPVDLPDVLAESEAVNPDNNLYLLGRDRDLSFSIPRNSQTHD
- a CDS encoding ATP-binding cassette domain-containing protein; the encoded protein is MIEVQNITKNYGPFQALKDISFQVDKGQIVGFLGPNGAGKTTTMRILTCFMPASSGRVTVAGYDVFKESREVRKRIGYLPENVPLYPEMTVTKYLTYMAKIRSVPRSNIKGQLDTAIEACGLTERRHQIIGQLSRGFRQRVGLAQALIHEPDVLILDEPTSGLDPRQIVEIRELIKALGKERTILFSTHILPEASLTCERLIIISRGKITGDVLLKDGRAVPRQNDESTNSQENLQAAPSILSLEIAGTPADDASIALHDIPNVIQVEQIDTDTDDTVTFHLYYTLATDIRSEVAATIVKRGWQLLEMHTTEMSLEALFLSLTV
- a CDS encoding cytochrome-c peroxidase encodes the protein MRLITIWIIGNIGLLLFGCGEESIEEIQSESESEYLTETLNLFTENEWTVIESLSPLPDKPPPSPTNRFADNPDAAQLGQMFFFDERFSKEGTISCATCHSPFHGFADVEATSLGNRRGTRNAPTVLNAAYNTWQFWDGRAETLWAQALFALEGEEEQAGTRLQYAHLIKRHYEAEYEAIFGALPELKDVTRFPPNGKPGDAAFDNMPEADRIAVNTVFANTGKAIEAYERLLIRRNAPFDRYVAGDEDAITLEAKRGLKIFIGKGVCVLCHGTPHFRDNDFHNLGIPQGQLPEDTGRFDGIAKLLADPFNSASIYSDSRADPAHMLNLLEPRLEHQGEFKTPTLRNVALTPPYFHTGEFPTLVSVIEFNDAGGTTNEFVGRSAAPVEPLHLNEQEKRDLVEFLEALTGEPPPAHLLRKPKLP
- a CDS encoding HEPN domain-containing protein — translated: MNPLTEEWVQKAEGDYTVAQQVLQGQNPVNDAICFHAQQCIEKYLKAWLQEADIPFPRTHDLQELLNLIVPVLSAWDVWREDFSKLSEHAVDPRYPGKFATADETAHAMRICIEVRRTVREHLRLPLDVPDS
- a CDS encoding fumarylacetoacetate hydrolase family protein; this encodes MKLVTFQTKSTPTTPRLGTWIDGNQIVDLTAVAPDMCQFFEQNCIADAQGYIERTDLSDVAFPVADVQLLAPFTRPASLRDFGVFKTHMDAAAQITGKEISPEWFKLPNYYRGSTSPFSIAGHEAVVTWPNYTQKLDFELEWGVYIGKTGKNISVAEASEYIAGYTIYNDISARDIQFRHMTMALGPAKGKDFDNSNIMGPCLVTPDEISDPYNLRMIARINGEVWTDGNTSDMYYSFEEMISFVSQSETLYPGEFLGSGTVGKGCGWELDRWIQPGDVIELEVENIGVLRNKIGEPEVNPAEWTEKGL